A genomic segment from Actinoplanes sichuanensis encodes:
- a CDS encoding WXG100 family type VII secretion target encodes MAQGTFDSAEIANHANLTRQRSDELEQAIAALRSAAGQLSAVWTGPGAAAFQSTREQWERAVQPLLESLQQMGLVLNQASSAYETNESSIARAFGG; translated from the coding sequence ATGGCCCAGGGCACGTTCGACAGTGCGGAGATCGCCAATCACGCCAACCTGACCCGGCAGCGGTCGGACGAACTGGAGCAGGCCATCGCCGCGTTGCGCTCGGCTGCCGGACAGCTCTCCGCAGTGTGGACCGGCCCCGGTGCGGCCGCTTTCCAGAGCACTCGTGAGCAGTGGGAACGGGCCGTCCAGCCGCTGCTGGAGAGCCTGCAGCAGATGGGCCTGGTGCTGAACCAGGCCAGTTCGGCCTACGAGACGAACGAGAGTTCGATCGCCCGCGCCTTCGGCGGCTGA
- a CDS encoding FtsK/SpoIIIE domain-containing protein has protein sequence MWIPLTVVAGDRRADLHVRCTPTATVDDLRAALAERLQLADPGELSVDGRRPAAGDRLAAAGVRAGATVCLGPARQLARAPEPRRVLEGVAGPDGGLIIALPETGTISIGRDASNTVVLADTAVSRRHAIVACTPGEVVVRDAGSANGTEVNGTVLIDAQPLTAGAVVQVGDNQLRFRAGPDAAPAAKLVRQPDGSDRLDRPQRFTEPPVVREVRLPRKPPDRSRSSAGIGWAALSSLVLGVVAYFVFHSFTFLLLAAASTATLLISALVSYVRARREQARAAGRHAAEHAAAEAEIEALVVAERTARRRATPGPADVVAIARRPGPTLWERRPTHPDFLEVRIGIAALPSRVTVRDPDGGTTVPDVRDVPLTVSLTVAGTVGLAGPFPAARAVARWIVLQAVVQSGPADLRVVVLTAPGDRAAQAGWDWVRWLPHARPENGPLASVGADALSLQGRIDELAALVAQRRQAGDGGTAAPRRLLVVDGLSANDVPGLAELLQAGPDAGISVVAVGELPYRCPVTVTFQDSANVTVQRAGESPRPDVVADQIGVEPAETAARGIAALRDPQSAGGMSGLPERVALLDDHDGAGDPAAIARRWRGVPRRTDIVVGRAADGPLAIDLAANGPHAIVAGATGWGKSAFLQTLVAGLALANRPDELGFLLIDFKGGAAFAPFVTLPHVMGMITNLDGRAVMRALDSLAGEILRRQVYLREAGVEKLAEYQRLAAAGALPDGCPPRLPRMCIVVDEFAILREKLSDDILRRLVHVATQGRSIGLHLILGTQTPRGAVPPEIAENAKLRIALHLSADHSQDVVGTPDARLITVPGRGLVRRGQEADVVVFQSAYVGGRTRRVGGPPVRVLRAAFDELGREPAGEEVAEVRDADILVRAVAEAAAAAGIGRPELPWLPELPARLDAAGLSSSSAPALPYGREDRPEERRQPVAEWDLDAGTHLLAAGRPRSGRSTLLRTLAAAIAKQPADRVHLYVMDCGGALADLRDLPQCGAYLDQSELARGARLLDRLEALVSGGPAAARTVLFIDDWDSWVQTFGEVDGGALHEQLMRVVRKGPAAGLHVAVTGGSTLFTSARARALNEASQDRLALAFDAEDYGWIGVPATARPAEPRPGLAVRLGAPHRAVQVAVLSQPLRAPARGPEKGGPWPVDALPSRVGYPEAAVLPRGTGPAWIGLGVGGDRLQWLGADAVREGPAVFVAGERHSGRSTTLLAIALDALDRGVPVVAVAPSRGSVLHELTGVAGVAAVLGARQPTDRQIGLAIAAAGAGPCLVVIDDAEQLQNSDGGRALHRMMLAEDAGRAFVVAADLAVLSAPAPNSLLGEAGRGGTGLVLTPRSARVHLFGVLTRLPEAYVSSEPPGRAVLLRRSAAAPVQVPYASSADVRGRARRSGSVAALLQVTDVLAGPAPTPAGRLCELIDRLRAAGFDELAPDAAQRAVAWAPGWDGTPEDLVAAAR, from the coding sequence ATGTGGATTCCCCTGACCGTGGTCGCCGGCGACCGGCGGGCCGACCTGCACGTCCGCTGCACACCGACGGCCACTGTCGACGATCTGCGTGCGGCTCTGGCCGAGCGGCTGCAACTCGCCGACCCCGGCGAGCTCAGCGTCGACGGCAGGCGTCCGGCAGCCGGTGACCGGCTCGCCGCGGCCGGTGTACGGGCCGGCGCCACCGTGTGCCTCGGCCCCGCCCGTCAGCTCGCGCGGGCGCCGGAGCCACGGCGGGTGCTCGAAGGGGTCGCGGGCCCCGACGGCGGGCTGATCATCGCCCTCCCGGAGACCGGAACGATCTCGATCGGCCGGGATGCGTCGAACACCGTGGTGCTCGCCGACACCGCGGTCAGCCGCCGCCACGCCATTGTCGCCTGCACACCGGGCGAGGTCGTGGTGCGCGACGCCGGGTCGGCCAACGGCACCGAGGTGAACGGTACGGTGCTGATCGACGCGCAGCCGCTCACCGCGGGCGCGGTGGTCCAGGTCGGCGACAACCAGCTGCGTTTCCGGGCCGGGCCGGACGCTGCGCCCGCGGCGAAGCTGGTGCGGCAACCGGATGGCAGTGACCGCCTCGATCGGCCGCAACGCTTCACCGAGCCGCCGGTCGTGCGGGAGGTGCGGCTGCCCCGCAAACCGCCCGATCGCAGCCGCAGTTCAGCCGGCATCGGCTGGGCGGCCCTGTCCAGTCTGGTGCTGGGCGTGGTCGCGTACTTCGTGTTCCACAGCTTCACCTTCCTGCTGCTCGCCGCGGCCAGCACGGCGACGCTGCTGATCTCGGCGCTGGTGTCCTATGTGAGGGCCCGTAGGGAGCAGGCCCGGGCCGCCGGCCGGCACGCGGCGGAACACGCCGCCGCTGAGGCCGAGATCGAGGCGCTCGTGGTGGCCGAGCGGACGGCCCGCCGCCGGGCGACGCCCGGCCCGGCCGACGTGGTGGCCATCGCCCGGCGGCCGGGGCCGACGCTCTGGGAACGCCGGCCCACTCACCCCGACTTCCTCGAGGTGCGGATCGGCATCGCCGCGCTGCCGTCGAGGGTGACCGTCCGCGATCCAGACGGCGGCACCACCGTGCCGGACGTGCGTGACGTGCCGCTGACCGTGTCACTGACCGTGGCCGGGACGGTCGGGCTGGCCGGCCCGTTCCCGGCGGCGCGGGCGGTGGCCCGCTGGATCGTGCTGCAGGCGGTGGTCCAGAGCGGGCCGGCTGATCTGCGGGTGGTGGTGCTCACCGCCCCCGGCGACCGGGCCGCGCAGGCCGGTTGGGACTGGGTGCGCTGGCTACCGCACGCCCGGCCGGAGAACGGGCCGCTCGCGTCGGTCGGCGCCGACGCCCTGTCGTTGCAGGGCCGGATCGATGAGCTCGCCGCGCTGGTGGCGCAGCGGCGTCAGGCCGGCGACGGCGGTACGGCGGCGCCGCGCCGGCTGCTGGTGGTCGACGGACTGTCCGCCAACGATGTGCCCGGGCTGGCCGAGTTGTTGCAGGCCGGTCCGGACGCGGGAATCAGTGTGGTGGCGGTCGGTGAGTTGCCGTATCGATGTCCGGTGACGGTCACCTTCCAGGACAGTGCCAACGTCACCGTGCAGCGGGCCGGTGAGTCGCCGCGGCCCGACGTGGTCGCCGACCAGATCGGCGTCGAACCGGCCGAGACCGCGGCGCGGGGTATCGCCGCGTTGCGTGACCCGCAGTCGGCCGGTGGCATGAGTGGTCTGCCCGAGCGGGTCGCGCTGCTCGACGATCACGACGGCGCCGGCGACCCGGCCGCGATCGCCCGGCGATGGCGGGGCGTTCCGCGCCGTACCGACATCGTGGTGGGTCGGGCCGCAGACGGCCCACTCGCCATCGACCTCGCCGCCAACGGGCCGCACGCGATCGTGGCCGGGGCCACCGGCTGGGGCAAGTCGGCGTTCCTGCAGACGCTGGTCGCCGGGTTGGCGCTGGCCAACCGGCCGGACGAACTCGGCTTCCTGCTCATCGACTTCAAGGGCGGGGCGGCGTTTGCGCCGTTTGTGACTCTGCCGCACGTGATGGGCATGATCACCAACCTGGACGGGCGGGCGGTGATGCGTGCGCTCGACTCGCTGGCCGGCGAGATCCTGCGCCGGCAGGTCTACCTGCGGGAGGCCGGTGTCGAGAAGCTGGCCGAGTATCAGCGGCTGGCCGCCGCCGGCGCGCTCCCCGACGGCTGCCCGCCGCGGCTGCCGCGGATGTGCATCGTGGTCGACGAGTTCGCCATCCTGCGCGAGAAACTGTCCGACGACATCCTGCGGCGATTGGTGCACGTCGCCACCCAGGGACGGTCGATCGGGCTGCATCTGATCCTGGGTACGCAGACGCCGCGGGGCGCGGTGCCGCCGGAGATCGCCGAGAACGCCAAACTGCGCATCGCGTTGCACCTGAGCGCCGACCACTCGCAGGACGTCGTGGGTACGCCGGACGCGCGGCTGATCACCGTGCCGGGCCGCGGTCTGGTGCGGCGTGGCCAGGAGGCGGACGTCGTGGTGTTCCAGTCCGCCTACGTGGGCGGCCGGACCCGCCGGGTCGGTGGGCCGCCGGTGCGGGTGCTGCGCGCCGCTTTCGACGAGCTCGGGCGTGAGCCGGCGGGGGAGGAGGTGGCCGAGGTGCGCGACGCCGACATCCTGGTGCGGGCGGTCGCGGAGGCGGCGGCAGCAGCGGGCATCGGCCGGCCGGAGCTGCCGTGGCTGCCTGAGCTGCCCGCCCGGCTGGACGCGGCGGGCCTGTCGAGTTCGTCGGCGCCGGCTCTGCCGTACGGCCGGGAGGATCGCCCGGAGGAGCGGCGGCAGCCGGTCGCCGAATGGGATCTCGACGCGGGCACGCATCTGCTGGCCGCCGGGCGGCCCCGGTCGGGCCGCAGCACACTGCTCCGGACCCTCGCCGCGGCGATCGCGAAGCAGCCCGCCGACCGGGTTCACCTCTATGTGATGGACTGCGGTGGCGCGCTCGCCGACCTGCGTGATCTTCCGCAGTGCGGCGCCTACCTGGATCAGAGCGAACTGGCTCGGGGCGCCCGTCTGCTGGACCGTCTCGAAGCGCTGGTGTCGGGCGGTCCGGCGGCGGCCCGGACGGTGCTGTTCATCGACGACTGGGACAGCTGGGTGCAGACGTTCGGTGAGGTCGACGGCGGGGCGTTGCACGAGCAGTTGATGCGTGTCGTACGAAAGGGGCCGGCGGCCGGGCTGCACGTGGCGGTCACCGGCGGCAGCACGCTGTTCACGTCGGCGCGGGCTCGTGCGCTCAACGAGGCGAGTCAGGATCGGCTGGCGCTGGCGTTCGACGCCGAGGACTACGGGTGGATCGGGGTGCCGGCCACCGCCCGGCCGGCGGAGCCGCGGCCCGGTCTGGCCGTCCGGCTCGGCGCGCCGCACCGGGCGGTGCAGGTGGCCGTCTTGTCGCAGCCACTGCGGGCGCCGGCCCGAGGTCCGGAGAAGGGCGGGCCCTGGCCGGTCGACGCGTTGCCGTCGCGGGTCGGCTACCCGGAGGCCGCGGTGTTGCCGCGAGGTACCGGTCCCGCGTGGATCGGGCTCGGCGTGGGCGGAGACCGGTTGCAGTGGCTGGGTGCCGATGCCGTTCGGGAGGGGCCGGCCGTGTTCGTCGCCGGTGAGCGCCACAGCGGCCGGAGCACCACGCTGCTGGCGATCGCGCTGGACGCCCTGGACCGTGGGGTGCCGGTGGTCGCGGTCGCGCCGTCGCGGGGTTCGGTGTTGCACGAGCTGACCGGGGTGGCCGGGGTCGCCGCGGTGCTGGGTGCCCGGCAGCCGACCGACCGGCAGATCGGGCTGGCGATCGCCGCCGCCGGGGCGGGGCCGTGCCTGGTGGTGATCGACGACGCCGAACAGTTGCAGAACTCCGACGGCGGTCGGGCGCTGCACCGGATGATGCTGGCGGAGGACGCCGGCCGTGCCTTCGTGGTGGCCGCCGACCTGGCGGTGCTCAGTGCGCCGGCGCCGAACTCGCTGCTCGGTGAGGCCGGTCGCGGCGGTACCGGGCTGGTGCTGACGCCGAGGTCGGCGCGGGTGCACCTGTTCGGGGTGCTCACCCGGCTGCCCGAGGCGTACGTCAGCAGCGAGCCGCCGGGGCGTGCGGTGCTGCTGCGCCGATCGGCGGCGGCGCCGGTGCAGGTGCCGTACGCGTCGAGTGCCGATGTGCGCGGGCGGGCTCGCCGGTCGGGGTCGGTGGCGGCCCTGCTGCAGGTGACCGACGTGCTGGCGGGGCCCGCGCCGACGCCGGCCGGGCGGCTGTGTGAGCTGATCGACCGGCTGCGGGCTGCGGGTTTCGACGAGCTCGCCCCGGATGCGGCGCAGCGGGCGGTCGCGTGGGCGCCGGGGTGGGACGGAACGCCGGAGGATCTGGTCGCGGCGGCCCGGTAG
- a CDS encoding AfsR/SARP family transcriptional regulator, translating to MRINLLGPVEVVRDGLPRPVPGLRRKAVLAVLALRRGEVVGLERLVDSVWAAGAPSTVANSLQQHVSHLRHLLGDRAAIVARPPGYLLPAETTETDVAVAERLIRDAAGTVDPATRAGRLRAALALWRGASLADVAGLPWLDGQARRLDDLRLRTRRDLAAAEQEIGHDAALLPELAELAAVHPFDEQLHGRLILALYRAGRQADALGAYQRLRERLRSELGIDPSPPLRGLETAILRQDATLAPPAEPAPPAEPAPPAAPPRTGRVPAQLPAAVSAFTGRDHELGLLDAARDDAGDDAMVIAAVSGSGGVGKTTLTVHWAQRAAARFPDGQLYVNLRGFGPDATAADPEQVVRGFLDAFGVPPSSVPAGFTAQAALYRSLVAGRRVLVVLDNAHDAAQVRPLLPGSPGCLVLITSRSLLSPLIAAEGALPIPLDALSTDQARLLLTRRLGAARVDAEPVAVTEIITRCAGLPLPLVIVAARAATRPRLALSSLAAELREHRGDLTAFAGGDDNTDVRAVLSWSYRRLSEPAARLFRLLGLHPGPDAGSAHAAALTGATPAVTRRLLAELAEASLITETTGDRFTMHDLLRAYAGELVREQPETDAHQRLLDHLLHSVQACGRVQYGDWQKLDLPPTGPDVPVRRFTDPAAANAWYAVEQRVLSAAITQAAATGFEGHAWRLAWSQSLIMEAHALWREAATVQRIGLDAATRTGDRIGQAHAEHGLGMAYSWLGRDEEALTHLNRSRDAFAALGDRSHQAQVCFGVGLVYDRRGDDAAARDESVLALRLYRDSGDRRGQAIALGNIGWSTARLGDLGPALAHCRESLAIHQELGDVQGIAGSWDSLGLVHQRSGRFDEAATCYRAALEMWVRLENEFQRADTLTRLGDVHAAAAEVDDARDCWAQSLAILEDLEHADADAVRSRLAPPRVITPGR from the coding sequence ATGCGGATCAATCTCCTCGGACCCGTCGAAGTGGTCCGCGACGGCCTGCCCCGGCCGGTTCCCGGGCTGCGCCGCAAGGCCGTCCTCGCCGTGCTGGCGCTGCGCCGCGGTGAGGTCGTCGGGCTGGAGCGGCTGGTGGACAGCGTGTGGGCGGCCGGTGCACCGTCCACGGTCGCGAACTCGTTGCAACAACACGTCTCCCACCTGCGGCATCTACTCGGCGACCGGGCCGCGATCGTGGCGCGGCCACCCGGCTACCTACTGCCGGCCGAGACGACCGAGACCGACGTGGCCGTGGCCGAGCGGCTGATCCGCGACGCCGCCGGCACCGTCGACCCGGCGACGCGAGCCGGACGGCTGCGGGCCGCGCTGGCACTGTGGCGGGGTGCGTCGCTCGCCGACGTGGCCGGGCTGCCGTGGCTCGACGGCCAGGCCCGCCGACTCGACGACCTGCGCCTGCGGACCCGCCGCGACCTGGCCGCGGCCGAACAGGAGATCGGCCACGACGCCGCCCTGCTGCCCGAGTTGGCCGAGTTGGCCGCCGTGCACCCGTTCGACGAGCAGCTGCACGGCCGGCTGATCCTGGCCCTCTACCGGGCCGGGCGGCAGGCCGACGCCCTCGGCGCCTACCAGCGGCTACGTGAACGGCTGCGCAGCGAACTGGGCATCGACCCGAGCCCGCCGCTCCGCGGGCTGGAGACGGCGATCCTGCGCCAGGACGCCACGCTGGCCCCGCCCGCCGAACCGGCCCCGCCCGCCGAACCGGCCCCGCCCGCCGCACCGCCGCGCACCGGCCGGGTGCCCGCGCAACTGCCCGCGGCCGTGTCCGCGTTCACCGGCCGCGACCATGAGCTGGGCCTTCTCGACGCCGCCCGGGACGATGCCGGGGACGACGCGATGGTGATCGCGGCGGTCTCCGGAAGCGGCGGCGTCGGCAAGACGACCCTGACCGTCCACTGGGCGCAGCGGGCCGCCGCGCGTTTCCCCGACGGTCAGCTCTACGTGAACCTGCGCGGCTTCGGCCCGGACGCCACCGCGGCCGACCCGGAACAGGTGGTGCGCGGGTTCCTCGACGCGTTCGGTGTGCCGCCGTCGTCGGTACCGGCCGGGTTCACCGCGCAGGCCGCCCTCTATCGCAGCCTGGTGGCCGGTCGGCGAGTGCTGGTCGTGCTGGACAACGCCCACGACGCCGCCCAGGTCCGACCACTGCTGCCCGGCTCACCCGGCTGCCTGGTGCTGATCACCAGCCGCAGCCTGCTCTCCCCGCTGATCGCCGCCGAGGGGGCGCTGCCGATCCCGCTGGACGCGCTCAGCACCGACCAGGCGCGGCTGCTGCTGACCCGCCGGCTGGGCGCGGCCCGGGTCGACGCGGAACCGGTCGCCGTCACCGAGATCATCACCCGCTGCGCCGGCCTGCCGCTGCCGCTGGTGATCGTCGCGGCCCGGGCCGCCACCCGTCCCAGGCTGGCCCTGAGCTCCCTCGCCGCCGAACTACGCGAGCACCGCGGCGACCTGACCGCCTTTGCCGGCGGCGACGACAACACCGACGTACGCGCGGTGCTGTCCTGGTCCTACCGGCGGCTCAGCGAACCGGCGGCCCGCCTCTTCCGGCTACTCGGTCTGCATCCCGGCCCGGACGCGGGGTCGGCCCACGCCGCCGCGCTCACCGGTGCGACCCCGGCCGTGACCCGCCGGCTGCTGGCCGAACTCGCCGAGGCCAGCCTGATCACCGAGACCACCGGCGACCGGTTCACCATGCACGACCTGCTGCGCGCGTACGCCGGTGAACTCGTCCGGGAACAGCCCGAGACCGACGCCCACCAGCGCCTTCTCGACCACCTGCTGCACTCGGTGCAGGCGTGCGGGCGGGTGCAGTACGGCGACTGGCAGAAACTCGACCTGCCTCCGACCGGTCCGGACGTTCCGGTGCGGAGGTTCACCGATCCGGCCGCCGCCAACGCCTGGTATGCCGTCGAGCAGCGGGTCCTGTCGGCCGCGATCACGCAGGCCGCGGCGACCGGCTTCGAGGGCCACGCGTGGCGACTCGCCTGGAGCCAGAGCCTGATCATGGAGGCACACGCGCTGTGGCGGGAGGCCGCCACGGTCCAGCGGATCGGCCTGGACGCGGCCACCCGCACCGGCGACCGGATCGGGCAGGCACACGCCGAACACGGCCTGGGCATGGCCTACTCGTGGCTGGGCCGCGACGAGGAGGCGTTGACCCACCTGAACCGGTCCCGGGACGCGTTCGCGGCCCTCGGCGACCGCTCCCACCAGGCGCAGGTCTGCTTCGGTGTCGGCCTGGTGTACGACCGGCGGGGCGACGACGCGGCGGCCCGCGACGAGTCGGTTCTCGCCCTACGCCTGTATCGCGACAGCGGCGACCGCCGTGGCCAGGCCATCGCACTGGGCAACATCGGCTGGTCGACGGCCCGGCTCGGTGACCTCGGTCCGGCGCTCGCCCACTGCCGGGAGTCGCTGGCCATCCATCAGGAGCTCGGCGACGTGCAGGGCATCGCCGGCTCCTGGGACAGTCTCGGCCTGGTCCACCAGCGTTCGGGCCGGTTCGACGAGGCCGCGACCTGCTACCGGGCGGCTCTCGAAATGTGGGTCCGGCTGGAGAACGAATTCCAGCGAGCCGACACCCTGACCCGCCTCGGTGACGTGCACGCCGCCGCGGCCGAGGTCGACGACGCCCGCGACTGCTGGGCACAGTCGCTGGCCATCCTGGAGGACCTCGAACACGCCGACGCCGACGCGGTCCGTAGCCGTCTCGCCCCGCCCCGGGTGATCACCCCGGGGCGCTGA
- a CDS encoding protein kinase domain-containing protein, with protein MGGETPFGRDYLLHEKVGSGSWAVVHRATRRAGGPPLAAKVLRPEVAADRRVRELFLGEELALRELDHESIVAVHDLVVEGGRMALLIEFVDGRDLRTHLSAHGGRLPEAQVADIGAQLAGALAYAHTQGVVHLDVKPENVLLTAAGTVKLGDSGVASILREAKPPAGGTAAYAAPELDAGHPPTGAADVWSLGVLLAELVTGARPASHADVAALPPILGGILADCLNLMPRDRPSARRVAAALRAADIPDGRDFVPAAQRTRLRRSGAAPPPPPAASRPHRRRRAVASAAAAAVLAGALAGVAVTASADEPPAPAPTASSAAPSTFTASVAAAPAPVVPSIPTRITYAAHLVEDAGTLYLAVRDGTAIAYLCDGERVEAWFAGTADAGELDLTSKKGDTLSGTYDADAARGSVTVGDDTTEFTLPPAGGRAGLFRSLTRVNGARVKGSWIVLPDGRQVGVVTVDEAAEPAPQLDLTTETAVIGGVAVDTTRIDVESGAGFE; from the coding sequence ATGGGCGGCGAAACGCCATTCGGCCGCGATTACCTGCTGCACGAGAAGGTGGGCAGCGGCAGTTGGGCGGTCGTTCACCGGGCGACCCGCCGGGCCGGTGGGCCGCCCCTGGCGGCGAAGGTGCTGCGCCCTGAGGTGGCCGCCGACCGGCGCGTACGCGAGCTGTTTCTCGGTGAGGAGCTGGCGCTGCGCGAACTCGACCACGAGTCGATCGTCGCGGTGCACGACCTCGTCGTCGAGGGCGGCCGGATGGCGCTGCTGATCGAGTTCGTCGACGGCCGGGACCTGCGAACGCATCTGAGCGCCCACGGCGGTCGCCTGCCGGAGGCGCAGGTCGCCGACATCGGCGCGCAGCTGGCCGGAGCGCTGGCCTACGCGCATACCCAGGGTGTCGTGCACCTGGACGTCAAACCGGAGAACGTCCTGCTGACCGCGGCCGGAACGGTGAAACTCGGCGACTCCGGGGTGGCGTCGATCCTGCGCGAGGCGAAGCCGCCCGCCGGGGGAACGGCCGCGTACGCCGCACCGGAACTGGACGCCGGCCACCCGCCGACCGGGGCCGCCGACGTCTGGTCGCTGGGTGTGCTGCTCGCCGAGCTCGTCACCGGCGCCCGCCCGGCGTCGCACGCCGACGTGGCGGCGCTGCCGCCCATCCTCGGCGGGATCCTCGCCGACTGCCTGAACCTCATGCCCCGCGACCGGCCGTCGGCCCGTCGGGTCGCCGCCGCTCTCCGCGCGGCCGACATCCCGGACGGCCGGGATTTCGTGCCCGCCGCACAGCGCACCCGGCTGCGGCGGTCCGGCGCCGCACCGCCACCCCCACCGGCGGCGTCACGGCCGCACCGCCGACGCCGGGCGGTGGCATCGGCCGCCGCCGCGGCCGTCCTGGCCGGGGCGCTCGCCGGCGTGGCCGTCACCGCGAGCGCCGACGAGCCACCCGCACCCGCGCCCACGGCCTCGTCCGCGGCACCGTCCACCTTCACGGCGTCGGTGGCCGCGGCACCCGCTCCCGTCGTGCCGTCGATCCCGACCCGGATCACCTATGCCGCCCACCTCGTCGAGGACGCCGGCACGCTCTACCTCGCGGTACGCGACGGAACCGCGATCGCCTATCTCTGCGACGGCGAGCGAGTCGAGGCATGGTTCGCCGGCACCGCCGACGCCGGCGAGCTCGACCTGACCAGTAAGAAGGGCGACACCCTGTCCGGCACGTACGACGCCGACGCGGCCCGTGGCTCGGTGACGGTCGGCGACGACACCACCGAGTTCACGCTACCGCCGGCGGGCGGCCGAGCCGGGCTCTTCCGGTCGCTGACCAGGGTGAACGGAGCGCGGGTCAAGGGCTCCTGGATCGTGCTGCCCGACGGCCGCCAGGTCGGCGTCGTCACCGTCGACGAGGCCGCCGAACCAGCCCCGCAACTCGACCTGACCACGGAGACGGCCGTCATCGGCGGCGTCGCCGTCGACACCACCCGCATCGATGTGGAGTCCGGTGCGGGCTTCGAGTGA